The genomic region ttatatgtaagaagcaatattttaaattcaatacgaaacttaacaggcagccagtgtaaggaggataaaattggggtgatgtgatcaaattttctagacctggttagaactctggcagctgcattttgtactaattgaagtttgttaatagaggatgctgggcagccagcaaacagagcattacagtagtccagcctagaagtcataaaagcatggactagcttttctgcatctgagatggatagcatacttcgtaacttagttatatttctcagatgaaagaaagcagtttttgtgacatgggaaatatgatttttaaaagttaaattgctgtctaatatgacacccagatcttttatagtagaactaacgctaactttgtatccctctaattgtagatcgagttgtgagatctgctgtgtacaggatttaggcccaataagtaataattctgttttgtctgagtttaagagaagataattgttggtcatccagtctttaacatctttaatacactcagttagcttggacagattagaagtctcgtcaggtttagttgaaatatataattgagtatcatctgcatagcagtgaaagctgatcccatgtcttctgataatgtctcccaggggtagcatgtatattgtaaacagtaaagggcctaaaactgatccttgaggcaccccgtattttactgggctgatttgtgaaggctgtccatttatatttacaaactggtaacggtcagataagtatgacttaaaccattgtagggcatgtccttggacacctgtagactttaagcgattaataaggataccatggtcaatggtgtcaaatgccgcactaagatcgagtagaactaatagcgagatgcacccttggtcagcagctaagagtaaatcgttggttattttcactaatgcagtttctgtactgtgatgagctctgaaacctgactgaaacacttcaaaaacattgttggtctgcagaaaggagcataattgagcagaaacaactttttctagtattttagatataaatggaaggtttgaaataggcctataattagctaagttgctgggttccagttgtggtttcttaataataggtttaataacagctaacttgtagggatttggaacatggcctaaagataaagaagagttgataatgttaagaagaggttctcctataacaggtagcaattctttcagtaactttgttggaattgggtccaatatacacgtagctgatttagagctatttataattttgtctagctcttcctgttgtatgattttaaagcactgtaggttatttagattcagaggcgtgtttactggatctgaagtataaggcggtgcagaaagtttaatatctcctattttctgtctaaagccttctattttatcactgaaaaaattcatgaagtcatcactactaatttgcggtggaacgttttgttccaaagatgaccgattatttgttaatttagcgatggtgttaaataagaatctaggattgttttgattattttctatcagtttgcggaggtgctcagccctggcagattttaaagccctcctatagctggacatactgtctttgtatgcaattctaaagacttctaaattagtttttttccatttacgttccagggcacgggttgctgttttgaaagcgcgggtatgactattataccacggtgtagttttattctctctagtcttttttagtttgatgggtgccacagtatttaaagtgctagtaaagatggcatccatactgctggttactacatcaaggtcatttgcgtttgcgggtgcatttcgaagtagagaaagatcaggtaagttatttataaattcatctttagtggatggaacaatagttctactaggacgatatatcggagcggatctgctaatttcaggtaaacacagcttatatagtaagaggtagtggtctgtaatatcatcactttgtggtataatgtctacatcagtgacctcaattccataagacagaattagatctagtgtatgctttaggcgatgagttggaccaataacattttgctttattcctagtgagaccagcaagtccgtaaacgcgagccctaacgtgtcgttagcgtcatctatgtggatgttaaagtctcctacaattagtattttatcagttttaactagtaagtcagagataaaatcagaaaactcttttagaaaattgacatagggtcctggaggtctatatatggtgattagagcgagagataacataggtttttgcatagtgtttggaaggacaacattaagcgctagtacttcaaaggagctaaacataagtccgtttctctgattaacattaagaatatcactaaagattgacgcaactccaccaccacgaccagtttgacgagcctcatgtttatataagaatcctggaggagttgcctcatttaaactaatatagtcattttgtttcagccaggtttcagtgagacagagtgcattaagattgttatctgttattatttcatttatgataagtgctttaggtgctagtgacctgatgtttaggagaccaagcttcatgaaatttgtattttcactttttcgtgttttttctggtttaattcttaatagattatttttggagcacacagtacgtttgtttcttgatctaataatacgaggaacagacacagtctctatgtggttagttaggtatgcattactgttatttttgtgggacgaataggagtctgtgtggctaaattgtgagttttgtgaatttttacttactagtcagatagagcgaagtattctggtgatgttgtccgacaggagttcagctccagctcgactggggtgcagcccgtcagcgcggaaaagcctaggacgctcccagaaaagattccagttattggcaaagagcaatttctgttcttcacaccatgttaatagccattcattcagagcaaaaagtctactgaacctttcatttcctcggcggtaggtaggaagcggtccagaaacgatgatctgcgtggcgggcgaagtgcgtcgaaccgtctcgatcaggctcctgaagtccttcttcaggatctccgtctgccggagcccggtgtcgttcgtccccacgtggaggacggcggcaccgaggctctcggcagcgctcaggatagtaggtatctgtgcagaaatattcttaactcgggcaccagggaagcagaaagtgcgtactttgttacctttggaggaagtggagcggacgtggcggacgattgagtcgccaatgatggcaacatcgcgacccgtctcgcggagaggggcgaagcggttctccgtggggatctcgaacaccggaggaggagacgttctgccccgggacctggcaagcaccttacgcggttgcacccaggggccgtggtagccgggagtcggcgtgaacgacgcctgggtgcaccgcgtcctcggtgcgctgggcctggacagagaaacacgcggggttgaagaaactgggagattgtcgttgtatcggacacttacctcagacgagcgagtacgggttaagagcagagccctgatgccctctcgcttcgtctccagcgagcgaatctgggactccaccgcttccagctccagctccagcgcctccatcgatgcctctcctgcactcaaggacagacacgcaagcgacattgtacaaggtgaagagcaaagccagaaagtgagaaaataaatgtgtgaaaggggttggtagctttagctgaccagcggtgctagcaggctaaagctacaaacaccaagcggatgctcgagaaacagaacgtttaaaagtagatttgtttgtatgagtgtgttaggggattgttcaccccaagtaggagagataaatatttagtgaatgaggaagtattttaagataaaaatgtaaattgcgaatctaaactccaaacaaacgcagcgaactccaaacaaacgcagcgaagcagtgacgtcactcgagcatgcgcccagtagttgcacgcgcaaaccgtcagctgtttctacacacatgcaatggtcaagtttcaaaatagttcagctcaggttcgaggtgaggtgtctaaattgcacccagcaagctgaactggcgctctaggcgtgtgtgtcgtgtcctcggggaggagtgtgatgtgcgtgtgtgtctcCTCTCAgaacggtcgtttgtgtgagtgtctcctcttaggaggttagtgtgtgtgtgtgtgaaaagggcaagtagactgtgacgggctaggagatctcctccccagttcttggactttttgctcaataaaatagttagtcgtcagtattttctagtccatcgtctgtattgacattcacccactggcagcaaaaatccactatgaagcgtgtgtgcactgtgactactttatattgtagattatctgctgggcatttcactctgtctcgccctgaagcctgtcagtattgtcgaccaatcgcagcaggctgtcatcggtccaatcagcgcagattagcttcgcgctaaggatgggtttgggtacaaatgaatcgctgaacgattcatatgggagtcgctgggataattaggtaaaaataaatgcagattataagaccatcaaagtgttttttgaccttgcatgcatattagactgttgttggagacccttacaacctaaatatgaccctatttcatgtataatatgggctctttaagacaaTTTTTCTTGTAGTGGGTGGACTTAGGGGCACACTATAAAGCAGCACTTTGGGTTGAATTTCACCTTCATTGCTCTACAGTTTCCAGCATGGTTCTGGAAGTTTCTGTTCATACGGTTTCAGATTCATCTCtgatttaatataatacatttgttAAGGTAATATCTTTGCTAAAcactcaatatttttattataaacatttcaatTAGCATATTTATTGAATATGATATTGAATATGGAGCAGTTCAGATAATTTGACGAGACATGTTTGAGTTCATATCAAGATCTTTTGGGATTGCAAATCTGAGCACAGTTTGGAAAACTCACACTTGAGTtttgtctgaaatcacatgcttGGATTAGTGAACTATTGTGAAAAAGCACATTCTCTTAATATGATGCCATGTTATTTTGATACTTTTTACTTTCttattcagcacacacacacgcacacacacacaccacttcagTTCCATACTGTTTCTCACTCGCTCTATAGTGTGTGATTTCAGAAGCAGGAGATGATATATTGGAGATCTCTGGTGTCCATCAGGAGATTTGAGCAGTTCTCTGCATTTGTTATCATTGCAGCTGATATGGAGTCAGGTAAAGCGCGTCTTCCCATGATGCAGTGCGGCTGA from Danio aesculapii chromosome 3, fDanAes4.1, whole genome shotgun sequence harbors:
- the LOC130220637 gene encoding uncharacterized protein LOC130220637 isoform X2, whose translation is MSLACLSLSAGEASMEALELELEAVESQIRSLETKREGIRALLLTRTRSSEVSVRYNDNLPVSSTPRVSLSRPSAPRTRCTQASFTPTPGYHGPWVQPRKVLARSRGRTSPPPVFEIPTENRFAPLRETGRDVAIIGDSIVRHVRSTSSKGNKVRTFCFPGARVKNISAQIPTILSAAESLGAAVLHVGTNDTGLRQTEILKKDFRSLIETVRRTSPATQIIVSGPLPTYRRGNERLFRADGLHPSRAGAELLSDNITRILRSI
- the LOC130220637 gene encoding uncharacterized protein LOC130220637 isoform X1 codes for the protein MSLACLSLSAGEASMEALELELEAVESQIRSLETKREGIRALLLTRTRSSEVSVRYNDNLPVSSTPRVSLSRPSAPRTRCTQASFTPTPGYHGPWVQPRKVLARSRGRTSPPPVFEIPTENRFAPLRETGRDVAIIGDSIVRHVRSTSSKGNKVRTFCFPGARVKNISAQIPTILSAAESLGAAVLHVGTNDTGLRQTEILKKDFRSLIETVRRTSPATQIIVSGPLPTYRRGNERFSRLFALNEWLLTWCEEQKLLFANNWNLFWERPRLFRADGLHPSRAGAELLSDNITRILRSI